The genomic interval ATTTCAAGAAGAAAGTTTGACACACGTGCATGGCGCATTGTTCGAGACAAAATCTATTTTAGAAAACGTGATTTTATCAACGTGTAACCGTACTGAAGTTTATGCGGTAGTTGACCAAATTCATACGGGACGTTACTATATTCAAAGATTTTTAGCGCGACAATTTAATTTTGAAGTAGATGATATCAAGGCGATGTCTGAAGTGAAGACTGAAGACGAAGCAATTGAACATCTATTCAGAGTCACTGCAGGCTTAGACTCAATCGTATTAGGTGAAACACAAATTTTAGGTCAAATGAGAGATGCGTTTTTCACAGCACAAGAAGCGGGAACAACAGGTACAATTTTTAATGAACTATTCAAACAAGCGATTACATTTAGTAAAAAAGCACACCATGAAACAGATATCGCTGACAATACAATTAGTGTGTCATACGGTGCGGTTGAACTTGCAAAAAAAATGTTCGGTAAAATGAATAAAAAACAAGCATTAGTCATTGGTGCGGGCGAAATGGCAGAATTAGCTGTTTTAAACTTAAAAGGTGCTGGCGTGAGTCACATTACAGTTATTAACCGTACATTATCACGCACACAAGCATTAGCAGATAAACATGGTGTACAAGTTGGTGAATGGGCATCACTAGGGGAAGCTATCGTTTCAGCGGATATCGTGATTAGTTCAACGAGTGCAGAACAATTTATAATTACAAAAGAGATGTTAGAAATGTGCCAAAGCGTTGCGAAATCATCTCAAAAAGTCATGATTGATATTGCTGTACCAAGAGATATTGAACCTGTCGACGTTTCACATTCAGAGTTGTTTATTTATGACGTGGATGATTTAAAAGGTCTCGTTGATGCCAACTTGCGTGAACGTCAACTTGCAGCAGAACAAATTGCATCACGTATTCCAACAGAAATTGACAAACATAATGAATGGGTGCGTATGCTCGGTGTCGTTCCGGTCATTCGTGCGTTACGTGAAAAAGCAATGCAAATCCAACAAGATACGATGGATAGTATTAGCCGTAAATTACCAAATATGTCAGAGCGCGAACGAAAAGTGATTTCTAAGCATACGAAGAGCATCATTAATCAAATGTTAAAAGATCCGATCAAACAAGCAAAAGAGATTAGTGATGATAAACATGCGGATGCGAAGTTGGCACTGTTCCAAGAAATTTTTGATTTAGAAGTTGAAGCAGATTATAAATCACAAGCGATTGAGAAGAAAAAATCTGTGTTGAAAGAAAGATTATTGAGTATAGAAACTTAAAGAACGGTGATCCTATGGAAGAAGCGTTTTTCATACGTTTTCATGAAATCATTTTATTGATTTATTTAGTCAGTATGGTGTGTTTAATAATAGATGTATTTCAAAAGAATTATCGTCTACAAAATATAGGGTTCTATGCTTTAGGGATTGTTTGGTTTTGTCAAACAATCTCTTTAACTATGTTTATTATATGGCAAAAGCAACTCCCTTTAACCTCTTTAATCGAGAGTTTTTATGTATTAACGTGGTTGATTTTGACGATTACTTTTGTGATGTCCGTGTTGCGTCAGTCTGAATTTATGATCGCCTTTTTGAATATGATTGGGTTTGTCTTCATGACGATTCATACGTTCCATCCGCGACAATTTAAACTAGATGGCGCGCGACTTACAGCTTTGAATGAATTACTTTTTTTTCACATTTCACTCGCATTGTTGAGTTATGTGATTTTCGCAGTTGCGTTTGTGAATGCGATTATTTATTTAATACAGTATCGAAATTTAAAAGAAAAGCGATTTACGCAAAATTTCTTTAGAATGAGTAGTATCGCAACACTTGAAAAGTTAGTGTTTTACAGTTCTTTAATTGGTGTCATATTTATGTTCATTAGCCTCGTACTAGGGATTCAGTGGGGTATGGTATCTATTGGCTATGACATCTTTTTAGACTTAAAAGTGATTTCGTCACTCATCATTTTTATTGCCTATTCTATTTTTATTACATTACGATTGACGCGCCGTTTTAAGCAGTCATTTTTAATGAATTTAAATATTATGTTATTTTTATGTTGTATAATCAATTTAGTTGTGGTGACTCAATTATCAACATTTCACCAATGGACTGGAGTTTAACTTATTTTAATTGGAGGAAAGCGCTATGCGTAAACTTATCGTCGGCTCAAGAAGAAGTCAGCTTGCATTGACTCAAAGCCAACAATTTATTGATTGTTTAAAAGAAATCGATCCCACTTTAGATATCGAAATTAAAGAAATTGTAACAAAAGGGGATCGAATTGTGGATCGCCAACTATCTAAAGTCGGTGGCAAAGGACTATTCGTCAAAGAGATACAAAACGAACTCTTTAGCGGAGACATTGATATGGCCATTCATTCATTAAAAGACGTTCCAAGCGAATTACCTGAAGGCCTCACTTTAGGATGTATTCCCGATCGCGAAAATCCATTCGATGCTTTCATTTCAAAAAATCATATCCCGTTGGACGAACTTCCTGATGGCAGTATTATTGGAACAAGTTCGTTAAGACGTGGTGCACAGATTTTAGCGAAATATCCGAATCTAGAAATCAAATGGATAAGAGGGAACATTGATACACGTTTGAAAAAACTAGAAACAGAAGATTACGATGCGATTATTTTAGCGGCAGCAGGTTTGAAACGCATGGGTTGGTCTGATGAGATAGTGACAACGTATTTGGATGAAGATTTGCTCGTACCGGCTATTGGCCAAGGTGCACTCGGAATCGAATGTCGTTCAGATGATGAAGAATTGTTAGCTTTACTCGCAAAAGTACATAATAAAGAAGTGGCCGCATGTGTCACAGCAGAGCGCACGTTTTTAAAAGAAATGAATGGCAGTTGTCAAGTTCCTATCGGAGGCTATGCAACGCGTAAAAATGATACAGAGATCCAATTTACCGGTTTAATTATGTCTCCAGATGGTAAACAAAGATTTGAGTACACTTTTTCAGGTCAAGATCCAATACAAGTCGGTAGCGAAGTGAGTCGTGTACTTAAATCTCAAGGTGCGGATAAAATTATTCAAGCTTTAAATGAGAAAGAGGTGTAAATGATGAAGCCTATTGTAGTGATGACCCAAACACAGCGTTATGATGATCAACGCGCGGAAATCGTTCATCTTCCATTTGTGACGACTGAGCCACTTCCATTTGATCAAACTGTGCTATATCGTCACTATGATTGGCTTGTTTTTACATCTAAAAATGCCGTTACTCATTTTCAACCTTATTTAAAGATGTTAGATTTTAATGGATTAGCGGTAATTGGCGCGAAAACGAAAGCATTTTGTGAATCACAAGGTTTGCAAGTTGATTTCTATCCAGCAGATTACTCACAAGAAGGCTTTCTCGATGCATTCCCAACTCGACAAGGGCAGCATATTTTGATTCCATCAAGTCAACGTGCGCGGCCATTACTGCATGAAACATTGCAAGCACGTGGTTTCGATGTTAAAAAAATTGATTTGTATACTTCACGTTTTTTAATAGAAAATGTGAAACGAGCCAAAGCGCGTATCGAACAAGGTCAAGTGGATGCATTGACGTTTGCGAGTGCTTCTGCTGTAAAAGCGTTTTTTGACAATGTTGCATCTTTAAATTTCGACACATATTATGCAATTGGTCAACAAACAGCGCATCAAATTCAATATTATGGCTATTCATGTTCTATTGCTGACGTTCAAACTTTAGAAGCAATGGTGACTAAAATTTTAGAAGAGAGGGTTCAATAATGCAATTCGATAGACATAGACGTTTACGTTCATCCAAAGTGATGCGCGATATGGTAAGAGAAACTCATGTAAGAAAGGAAGATTTGATTTATCCTATTTTTGTTGTAGAAAAAGACGATGTCAAAACAGAAATCAAATCATTACCAGGTGTATACCAAATCAGCTTAAACCTACTACATGAAGAATTGAAAGTAGCATATGATTTAGGTATTCGTGCAATCATGTTCTTTGGTATTCCGAATGAAAAAGATGCATGTGGTACAGGGGCATTTATTGAAGATGGTATCATTCAAAAAGCAACACGTTTAGCAAAGTCCATGTATGATGATTTATTAATTCTTGCTGATACATGTTTATGTGAATATACGGATCATGGTCATTGTGGCGTGATTGACCCACATACACATGATGTCGATAATGATAAAACATTACCTTTACTTGTTCAAACGGCTGTTTCTCAAGTGAAGGCGGGTGCAGACATTATCGCCCCTAGTAACATGATGGATGGATTTGTGGCAGCGATTCGCCAAGGTTTAGATGAAGCAGGGTACTATCATATTCCAATTATGAGTTACGGGATTAAATATGCGTCAAGTTTCTTCGGTCCATTCCGTGATGCAGCAGAATCTGCACCATCATTTGGTGATCGAAAAACGTATCAAATGGACCCAGCGAACCGTCTGGAAGCGTTACGTGAGTTAGAATCTGATCTTAACGAAGGGGCAGACATGATGATTGTCAAGCCGGCGTTAAGTTACCTTGATATTATCCGTGATGTACGTAACAATAGCAACGTACCGATTATTGCTTATAATGTGAGTGGTGAGTACAGCATGACAAAAGCAGCAGCATTAAATGGTTGGATTGATGAAGAAAAAGTTGTGATGGAGCAAATGATCTCTATGAAACGAGCAGGCGCAGATATGATCATCACTTACTTTGCGAAAGACATTTGTCAATATTTAGATCAACAATAATAGGAGGCGGCAATATTGCGTTATAACGAATCAATTAAAGCATTTGAAAAAGCAGAACAACTGATGCCAGGAGGTGTGAACAGCCCCGTACGTGCATTCAAATCAGTAGACACACCAGCGATTTTTATGGCGCGTGGTGAAGGAAGCCGAATTTATGACATTGACGGAAATGAATATATCGACTATGTGCTCAGTTGGGGGCCTCTTATTTTAGGTCATCGTGATCCTAAAGTGATTGAAGCGATTCATGACGTTGTCGAACGTGGCACAAGTTTTGGCGCATCAACATTAGAAGAAAACCGTTTAGCTGAATTAGTCATTGAACGTGTGCCTTCTATTGAAAAAGTGCGCATGGTGTCATCGGGGACAGAAGCGACATTAGATACATTGCGTTTAGCGCGTGGTTATACTGGCAAAAATAAAATCATTAAATTTGAAGGCAACTATCACGGTCATAGTGATTCGTTATTAATTAAAGCAGGTTCTGGTGTTGCAACGTTAGGCTTACCTGATTCACCTGGTGTTCCAGAAGGTACGGCCAAAAATACGATTACGGTGCCATATAACGATCTTGAAGCGGTGAAATACGCATTTGAAGAGTTTGGTGAGGATATCGCAGCTGTGATTGTAGAGCCAGTCTCAGGAAACATGGGCGTCGTACCACCAATCAACAACTTTTTACAAGGTTTACGTGATATAACGAAAGAAAATGATGCTTTACTTATTTTTGATGAAGTGATGACAGGTTTTCGCGTAGGTTACAATTGTGCACAAGGTTACTTTAACGTCATACCAGATTTAACGTGTCTAGGTAAAGTGATTGGCGGCGGTCTTCCAGTTGGTGCTTTCGGTGGCCGTAAAGAAATTATGGATCATATTGCACCAAGTGGTGATATTTATCAAGCGGGTACATTGTCAGGTAATCCTCTTGCAATGACTAGTGGTTATATGACATTAAGCCAATTAACACCAGAAAGCTATGATTACTTTAATGAACTTGGGGATATGTTAGAACAAGGATTAACTGAAATCTTTGACAAACATCAAGTACCATTAACAGTGAATCGAGCAGGTTCTATGATTGGATTCTTCTTAAATGAAGGGCCAGTAACAAACTTTAAAGAGGCGAACCAATCTGATTTAGAATTGTTTAGTCAGCTGTA from Staphylococcus sp. MI 10-1553 carries:
- the hemC gene encoding hydroxymethylbilane synthase, translating into MRKLIVGSRRSQLALTQSQQFIDCLKEIDPTLDIEIKEIVTKGDRIVDRQLSKVGGKGLFVKEIQNELFSGDIDMAIHSLKDVPSELPEGLTLGCIPDRENPFDAFISKNHIPLDELPDGSIIGTSSLRRGAQILAKYPNLEIKWIRGNIDTRLKKLETEDYDAIILAAAGLKRMGWSDEIVTTYLDEDLLVPAIGQGALGIECRSDDEELLALLAKVHNKEVAACVTAERTFLKEMNGSCQVPIGGYATRKNDTEIQFTGLIMSPDGKQRFEYTFSGQDPIQVGSEVSRVLKSQGADKIIQALNEKEV
- a CDS encoding cytochrome c biogenesis protein; translated protein: MFIIWQKQLPLTSLIESFYVLTWLILTITFVMSVLRQSEFMIAFLNMIGFVFMTIHTFHPRQFKLDGARLTALNELLFFHISLALLSYVIFAVAFVNAIIYLIQYRNLKEKRFTQNFFRMSSIATLEKLVFYSSLIGVIFMFISLVLGIQWGMVSIGYDIFLDLKVISSLIIFIAYSIFITLRLTRRFKQSFLMNLNIMLFLCCIINLVVVTQLSTFHQWTGV
- the hemA gene encoding glutamyl-tRNA reductase; the protein is MYLIAVSVNHRTADVACREKLSFQEESLTHVHGALFETKSILENVILSTCNRTEVYAVVDQIHTGRYYIQRFLARQFNFEVDDIKAMSEVKTEDEAIEHLFRVTAGLDSIVLGETQILGQMRDAFFTAQEAGTTGTIFNELFKQAITFSKKAHHETDIADNTISVSYGAVELAKKMFGKMNKKQALVIGAGEMAELAVLNLKGAGVSHITVINRTLSRTQALADKHGVQVGEWASLGEAIVSADIVISSTSAEQFIITKEMLEMCQSVAKSSQKVMIDIAVPRDIEPVDVSHSELFIYDVDDLKGLVDANLRERQLAAEQIASRIPTEIDKHNEWVRMLGVVPVIRALREKAMQIQQDTMDSISRKLPNMSERERKVISKHTKSIINQMLKDPIKQAKEISDDKHADAKLALFQEIFDLEVEADYKSQAIEKKKSVLKERLLSIET
- the hemB gene encoding porphobilinogen synthase; amino-acid sequence: MQFDRHRRLRSSKVMRDMVRETHVRKEDLIYPIFVVEKDDVKTEIKSLPGVYQISLNLLHEELKVAYDLGIRAIMFFGIPNEKDACGTGAFIEDGIIQKATRLAKSMYDDLLILADTCLCEYTDHGHCGVIDPHTHDVDNDKTLPLLVQTAVSQVKAGADIIAPSNMMDGFVAAIRQGLDEAGYYHIPIMSYGIKYASSFFGPFRDAAESAPSFGDRKTYQMDPANRLEALRELESDLNEGADMMIVKPALSYLDIIRDVRNNSNVPIIAYNVSGEYSMTKAAALNGWIDEEKVVMEQMISMKRAGADMIITYFAKDICQYLDQQ
- a CDS encoding uroporphyrinogen-III synthase, with amino-acid sequence MKPIVVMTQTQRYDDQRAEIVHLPFVTTEPLPFDQTVLYRHYDWLVFTSKNAVTHFQPYLKMLDFNGLAVIGAKTKAFCESQGLQVDFYPADYSQEGFLDAFPTRQGQHILIPSSQRARPLLHETLQARGFDVKKIDLYTSRFLIENVKRAKARIEQGQVDALTFASASAVKAFFDNVASLNFDTYYAIGQQTAHQIQYYGYSCSIADVQTLEAMVTKILEERVQ
- the hemL gene encoding glutamate-1-semialdehyde 2,1-aminomutase, whose product is MPGGVNSPVRAFKSVDTPAIFMARGEGSRIYDIDGNEYIDYVLSWGPLILGHRDPKVIEAIHDVVERGTSFGASTLEENRLAELVIERVPSIEKVRMVSSGTEATLDTLRLARGYTGKNKIIKFEGNYHGHSDSLLIKAGSGVATLGLPDSPGVPEGTAKNTITVPYNDLEAVKYAFEEFGEDIAAVIVEPVSGNMGVVPPINNFLQGLRDITKENDALLIFDEVMTGFRVGYNCAQGYFNVIPDLTCLGKVIGGGLPVGAFGGRKEIMDHIAPSGDIYQAGTLSGNPLAMTSGYMTLSQLTPESYDYFNELGDMLEQGLTEIFDKHQVPLTVNRAGSMIGFFLNEGPVTNFKEANQSDLELFSQLYRELAEQGIFLPPSQFEGMFLSTAHTKKDIEKTLHAFDVALERLGK